Proteins found in one Candidatus Nitrosocosmicus arcticus genomic segment:
- the lysX gene encoding lysine biosynthesis protein LysX: MGTINIEEDKSSLYILFDNIRWEEKSIIEKAKQNQIDLRLIDCRDLVLFLNEDSKRFKDRVILQRCISYFRSLHSTAGLEGLGARMINSLYTSFMCGNKLISHIELQKNGIQTPNAMCAFSTSSSIEAAKKFGYPIVIKPTVGSWGRLIGLLNDEEAVKAVLEDREHMFPIYHINYFEEFIKRPPRDIRAIVIGDEVVAAIYRYSGNNEWKTNMALGGHASPCPITTELEDICIKSSKIFKGDIVGVDLMESEKYGLVVHEVNNTTEFKNTVRVTGVDIPGLIVDYMVNILKK; the protein is encoded by the coding sequence TTGGGGACAATAAATATAGAAGAAGATAAATCTTCTCTCTATATCTTATTTGACAATATTCGTTGGGAGGAGAAATCTATCATTGAAAAAGCGAAGCAAAATCAAATAGACCTAAGGCTTATTGATTGCAGAGACCTTGTACTTTTTCTAAATGAAGATTCAAAAAGATTCAAGGATAGAGTAATTTTACAGCGATGTATAAGCTATTTTAGAAGTTTGCATTCAACGGCCGGACTAGAAGGATTAGGTGCAAGAATGATTAACTCATTGTATACGTCTTTTATGTGCGGTAATAAATTAATTTCTCATATAGAACTTCAAAAAAATGGAATACAGACACCGAATGCAATGTGTGCATTCAGTACTAGTTCATCTATCGAAGCCGCCAAAAAATTTGGGTATCCCATAGTAATTAAGCCCACCGTAGGAAGTTGGGGGCGACTAATTGGATTACTAAACGATGAGGAAGCAGTAAAGGCAGTCTTGGAAGATAGAGAACATATGTTTCCTATTTATCACATTAATTATTTCGAAGAATTCATAAAAAGACCACCTAGGGATATACGTGCCATCGTAATAGGGGACGAAGTTGTGGCCGCGATCTACAGATATTCCGGGAACAATGAGTGGAAGACTAACATGGCATTAGGTGGTCACGCTTCTCCTTGTCCCATTACGACGGAGTTGGAAGATATTTGTATAAAATCGTCAAAAATTTTTAAGGGGGACATAGTGGGAGTGGACCTGATGGAAAGTGAAAAATATGGATTAGTAGTTCACGAAGTAAATAATACTACTGAATTCAAAAATACTGTGCGAGTAACCGGGGTTGATATACCTGGTTTAATTGTGGATTATATGGTTAATATTCTTAAAAAATAA
- the lysM gene encoding HTH-type transcriptional regulator LysM encodes MADNLNSIDEKIIGLLKSDSRKSFVEIANSIGMSESAVRRRVKNLQDTGVIRKFTIDMGPSNKTSAITLISVSSVADTSKVSDQLLKLKGVEIVYEITGQYDIATIIVAPTILEINSYIDEIRKIDGVSDTNTVIILRTLGSLN; translated from the coding sequence TTGGCTGATAATTTGAATAGTATAGATGAGAAAATAATAGGATTACTGAAAAGTGATTCACGCAAGTCGTTTGTTGAGATCGCAAATTCAATTGGAATGTCTGAATCTGCCGTTCGTCGCAGAGTAAAAAACTTGCAAGACACTGGTGTGATACGAAAATTTACAATAGACATGGGTCCTTCAAATAAAACGAGTGCCATAACACTAATTTCGGTAAGCTCTGTAGCGGATACATCTAAGGTGTCTGACCAGTTATTAAAGCTCAAAGGTGTGGAGATCGTATACGAGATAACCGGTCAATATGATATAGCAACCATAATAGTAGCTCCAACTATCTTAGAAATAAACTCGTATATTGATGAAATACGGAAAATTGATGGCGTATCTGATACTAATACGGTGATAATATTGAGGACGTTGGGAAGCCTAAATTAA
- a CDS encoding [LysW]-aminoadipate/[LysW]-glutamate kinase, which yields MIVIKIGGSIVGGLNPSILDDFSELVKEQKVVIVHGGGKDVTNIANSMGKEQKFIMSPAGKRSRYTDKETAMIYTMVMSGKISKNITAMLESKGIASVGITGIDGGMIKADRKNKLMILNEKGRKMLIEGGFTGKVSRVNPKLINCLLDNDYVPVISPIAISDEFEFLNIDGDRAAANVAGALQSDVVIFITNVNGLMLDDQLVSSLSLEEAKNILPKIGPGMEKKVLACTEALSMGVKKAIIASGSIQNPIMSALKNKNCTVIS from the coding sequence ATGATTGTTATCAAAATAGGAGGAAGCATAGTGGGGGGATTAAACCCTTCTATCTTAGATGATTTTAGTGAATTAGTAAAAGAACAAAAAGTTGTAATAGTTCATGGGGGCGGTAAGGATGTTACTAATATAGCAAACAGTATGGGAAAGGAACAGAAGTTCATAATGTCCCCGGCTGGTAAACGTAGTAGATATACCGATAAAGAGACTGCTATGATTTATACAATGGTAATGTCAGGGAAGATTAGTAAAAACATTACTGCGATGCTTGAAAGTAAAGGTATAGCGTCTGTAGGTATAACTGGCATTGATGGAGGAATGATTAAGGCAGATCGTAAAAACAAATTGATGATATTAAATGAAAAGGGAAGAAAAATGTTAATCGAAGGAGGGTTCACTGGAAAAGTTTCAAGAGTAAATCCCAAATTAATAAATTGCTTACTAGATAACGATTATGTGCCAGTTATTTCTCCGATAGCCATTAGCGATGAATTTGAATTTCTGAATATAGACGGCGATCGGGCAGCGGCCAATGTAGCCGGAGCGTTACAATCGGATGTGGTAATCTTCATTACCAATGTGAATGGGCTTATGCTGGATGATCAATTAGTATCTAGTCTTTCGCTAGAGGAAGCAAAAAACATCCTTCCCAAAATTGGACCGGGGATGGAAAAAAAAGTGCTTGCTTGCACAGAAGCTCTATCAATGGGTGTAAAAAAAGCTATAATAGCCTCTGGTTCAATACAAAATCCTATAATGTCTGCTCTTAAAAATAAGAATTGTACCGTGATCTCATGA
- a CDS encoding M20/M25/M40 family metallo-hydrolase — MVSPNFAIELLKNTLEIYTPSRSESQLANFLKDTCMDLGFETANIDSVGNMVAVRGNGEPIILLCGHMDTVPGNIPVRLEGDYLYGRGASDAKAPLVSMLLAAADFPKQAGTIIFAAVVDEEGNATGIKNLVKDTTLNPDYAIFGEPSGIENITISYKGRLEIRLMCDVDNSAHASAPWLSLNAIDEIYHVWKELKSVFRNQAITNGKNKADQISYSVTEINGGTSHNVTPQKCRITIDIRIPTNLSCDKVLELIDRRINEVKDFIKGVKIKYRVEDKTDPFQANVSSPLVRALVLSILDQRKKRPLLLKKTGTGDMNILGNVLNIPVVTYGPGDPHSSHTIDEKVFVPDYLTGIEIYKAALLNMVRLHKNLQEKSNSNS; from the coding sequence ATGGTATCACCAAATTTTGCTATAGAACTATTAAAAAATACTTTAGAAATTTATACTCCATCCAGATCCGAATCCCAACTTGCCAATTTCTTGAAAGACACTTGTATGGATTTAGGATTTGAAACGGCTAACATTGACAGCGTTGGAAACATGGTAGCAGTTAGAGGAAACGGGGAACCTATTATTCTGCTCTGCGGCCACATGGATACCGTCCCAGGGAACATACCTGTAAGGCTTGAGGGTGATTATCTGTACGGCCGCGGTGCTTCTGATGCAAAGGCTCCGTTGGTTTCAATGTTATTGGCAGCAGCGGACTTTCCAAAACAAGCGGGGACAATTATTTTTGCTGCTGTCGTTGACGAAGAGGGTAATGCTACAGGGATAAAAAATCTGGTAAAAGATACCACCTTAAATCCTGACTATGCTATATTTGGAGAACCCAGCGGAATAGAAAATATCACTATATCGTATAAAGGTCGCCTTGAAATTCGTCTGATGTGTGATGTTGATAACAGTGCTCATGCGAGTGCCCCTTGGTTGTCATTAAACGCAATTGATGAAATATATCATGTGTGGAAAGAATTGAAAAGTGTATTTCGGAACCAGGCGATCACTAACGGAAAAAATAAGGCTGATCAGATAAGCTATAGCGTTACCGAAATAAATGGAGGCACGAGTCATAATGTTACTCCACAAAAATGTAGAATAACTATAGATATTCGTATTCCCACGAATTTATCTTGTGATAAAGTATTAGAATTGATTGATAGACGCATAAATGAGGTTAAAGATTTCATTAAAGGTGTAAAGATTAAATACCGAGTAGAGGATAAAACCGATCCCTTTCAAGCAAACGTGTCTTCCCCGTTAGTACGAGCCTTAGTTTTATCCATCTTGGATCAAAGAAAAAAAAGACCGTTATTATTAAAGAAAACTGGAACGGGTGACATGAATATCTTGGGAAATGTCTTAAATATCCCTGTCGTGACTTACGGGCCTGGCGACCCTCATTCATCTCATACAATTGACGAAAAAGTGTTTGTTCCTGACTACTTGACTGGTATAGAAATTTACAAGGCCGCATTATTAAACATGGTTAGGCTTCACAAGAATCTTCAAGAAAAATCAAATTCAAACAGCTGA
- the dph5 gene encoding diphthine synthase: MLYIIGIGINEFESLSLGSMEILKNSDIVYVERFTGFISDEFVKNLSYILRNTSGSRSTNDIEIKFIKRWFIEDGREILKNARNSNVCILVYGDPLVATTYNELLVRARKQSIEFKVVHSSSGILSLMGESGLQPYKFGKMVTMMDDPMSSITVYNTIYENMCLGLHTLILTEYNNDDGKNNFQSSSNPFFLSPSRVIDLLLEREKEIKLLNLSVETYGLVATKIGHKESTFSSGKIKSLLKLEYDGGPNSIIIPGKLHFTEVDSIKYLTSMFDDPTDNTERISRLAHRMLNKYIPNTKAAVDNMYQLIKTELSGLSKDYTPVIENAENYLLDAQIFYNQGKLELAILSVGYAEGLIDSIRFQKNMNPW, translated from the coding sequence ATGTTGTATATAATTGGCATCGGTATTAATGAGTTCGAATCCTTATCGCTTGGATCTATGGAAATATTAAAAAATAGTGATATTGTATATGTTGAAAGATTTACCGGATTTATTTCAGATGAATTTGTGAAAAATCTATCTTATATATTACGAAATACAAGCGGTTCAAGATCAACAAACGATATCGAAATTAAATTCATTAAGAGGTGGTTTATCGAAGATGGAAGAGAGATCCTTAAAAATGCTCGGAATTCCAATGTTTGTATTCTAGTCTACGGGGACCCGTTGGTAGCAACTACTTACAATGAACTACTTGTGAGGGCGAGAAAACAATCCATAGAGTTTAAAGTTGTTCATTCTTCTTCTGGGATTCTTTCATTAATGGGTGAATCTGGGCTTCAACCTTACAAATTTGGGAAGATGGTCACCATGATGGACGATCCAATGTCTTCAATAACAGTCTATAATACAATCTATGAGAACATGTGCCTAGGGCTTCATACACTGATACTTACAGAGTACAATAATGATGACGGAAAAAATAATTTTCAATCAAGTTCTAATCCCTTTTTCTTGTCTCCCAGCCGAGTAATAGATCTCTTACTTGAGAGAGAAAAAGAAATCAAACTACTGAATCTTTCTGTTGAAACCTATGGACTGGTAGCCACTAAAATAGGACATAAGGAGTCAACATTTAGTTCCGGAAAAATAAAGTCACTATTGAAGTTAGAATATGATGGTGGGCCCAATTCGATTATTATTCCTGGAAAATTGCATTTTACCGAAGTAGATTCGATCAAATATCTTACTAGTATGTTTGATGACCCAACTGATAATACTGAGCGTATTTCCAGACTCGCTCATAGGATGTTAAACAAATACATCCCCAATACAAAAGCCGCCGTTGATAACATGTATCAGCTTATTAAAACTGAGTTATCTGGACTGTCAAAAGATTATACACCTGTGATTGAAAATGCCGAGAACTATCTGCTCGATGCACAAATTTTTTACAACCAAGGGAAGCTTGAACTAGCTATATTAAGCGTCGGGTACGCTGAGGGTCTAATCGATTCTATCAGATTTCAGAAAAATATGAATCCTTGGTAG
- a CDS encoding LeuA family protein, producing the protein MSLKTDDPNYFAHQYNDSEKDKKKIKILDSTLREGEQHPGVSFSIKQRIQIAWMLDSFGVDQIEISPIVSPDHHEATKIIMKQGLKADIVAHVRSIKSDVDKALDCDTNWVATYMGISDIHLLAKLRISREEAKQRALEVVDYIKSHGLKSRFTMEDASRTDPEFLLEMCREMNQRGIERISIPDTVGIMRPRGMYNLVKMVHDNIDNSKTSLDVHCHNDVGLALSNALSGCDGGADQIHTTIDGLGERTGIPTLAETAVALNLIYKSNNSFRLHLLKDLSRTISDYTRIAIHESKPLVGDSAYKHKAGTHLAAILRNPSAYEIIEPKQVGNRRKIVFGELSGKNGSAYLLSLLGLDSSKENAESLAKGLKELRMGDILELFLDEKLERKILNEDYVKTNKE; encoded by the coding sequence ATGTCACTAAAAACAGATGACCCTAACTATTTCGCTCATCAGTATAATGATTCCGAGAAAGATAAGAAGAAAATCAAAATTCTGGATTCTACCCTTAGAGAAGGAGAACAGCATCCAGGTGTATCATTCTCCATTAAACAAAGAATCCAAATAGCTTGGATGTTAGATTCCTTTGGCGTAGATCAGATAGAAATTAGTCCGATTGTTTCGCCCGATCATCACGAAGCAACAAAAATAATCATGAAGCAGGGTTTAAAAGCTGACATTGTAGCGCATGTAAGATCAATAAAATCTGACGTAGATAAGGCATTAGATTGTGATACTAATTGGGTTGCAACATACATGGGAATTTCTGATATTCATTTGTTAGCAAAGCTTCGGATATCGAGAGAAGAGGCAAAACAGAGGGCACTTGAAGTGGTTGATTATATCAAATCTCATGGCCTAAAATCGCGGTTTACTATGGAAGACGCAAGCAGGACGGATCCCGAATTTTTGTTGGAAATGTGTAGAGAGATGAATCAGAGAGGAATAGAAAGAATTAGTATCCCTGATACTGTCGGGATCATGAGACCACGAGGGATGTATAACTTAGTTAAAATGGTACACGACAATATAGACAACTCTAAAACCTCTTTAGATGTACATTGTCATAATGATGTAGGCTTGGCACTTTCCAATGCGTTATCAGGGTGTGACGGAGGAGCTGATCAAATTCACACAACTATTGATGGGCTGGGTGAACGGACCGGGATTCCTACATTAGCTGAAACTGCCGTTGCCTTGAATCTAATTTACAAATCCAATAACAGTTTTAGATTACACCTGCTGAAGGACTTGTCTCGAACCATATCAGATTACACAAGGATTGCAATACATGAATCAAAACCGCTTGTGGGAGATAGTGCTTATAAACATAAAGCAGGCACCCACCTAGCAGCTATCTTGAGAAATCCATCCGCATATGAAATTATTGAACCAAAACAAGTAGGGAATCGTCGTAAAATAGTATTTGGTGAGTTGTCCGGAAAAAATGGTTCGGCCTATTTGTTGTCCCTTTTAGGTCTGGATTCCAGCAAAGAAAACGCAGAGTCCTTGGCCAAGGGTTTGAAAGAGTTGCGGATGGGTGATATTTTGGAGCTATTTTTGGACGAAAAATTAGAGAGAAAAATACTTAATGAGGATTATGTCAAAACTAATAAGGAATAA
- a CDS encoding RAD55 family ATPase yields the protein MSENNRNTVNDDNNSINNTDFDRPRRSKRNTVGHLPSELLKFVKNESYSLLIKGKPGTGKTTFALTLLDNLNDDSNYFYISTRLSLKQLLFYYPWVEKFFSKDENKSGYRFEDARLDEPESLFERITNQLMDVKSPVIIIDTWDTIASFMDRESRLNNERVLQIWRERAGAKLIFLSETFDLGILDSIVDGVITLDNIIFESTNNRQLTINKLRGLPIKCSSYSYSLYNGVFYTSDLVKDLNLFSAFEKIKPFYERSNLTVSKPSNKSKSKTFDFDVKELFIENNFISIFVRNDINNEVLISLLLKPLCFWMNKTNNKMMLNNFGPDFKFLCEKILSYHLSAEKVRDKLLKQEIDFAGSSGILRDSYEKEGLHGGDNRINLEKLKHTIKLSSETSTNSKQYNSIPFQDETNILNILNASNLLSLINDESFLDVLQDSFATNVIIVKHPERNLNLHFLEKGIHFKMNLVGKNILIQLVNNDIILFETIIDSSHLFVEWRPVL from the coding sequence ATGTCCGAGAACAACAGAAATACTGTCAATGATGATAACAATAGCATTAATAATACGGACTTCGATAGACCGAGACGGAGCAAGAGAAATACAGTGGGTCATCTGCCATCTGAGCTCCTCAAATTTGTCAAGAACGAATCATATTCGTTACTTATAAAAGGTAAACCTGGAACTGGTAAAACTACATTCGCACTGACTCTATTAGATAATCTTAACGATGATAGTAACTACTTTTATATTTCTACTCGTCTATCTCTAAAACAACTATTATTTTATTACCCTTGGGTGGAAAAATTTTTCTCCAAAGATGAGAATAAATCTGGCTATAGATTTGAAGATGCCAGGCTAGATGAACCTGAATCATTATTTGAAAGAATTACTAATCAGTTAATGGATGTAAAATCTCCTGTTATAATAATCGATACGTGGGACACTATAGCCTCATTTATGGATCGAGAGTCTAGACTAAATAATGAGAGAGTGTTGCAGATTTGGAGGGAGAGGGCAGGTGCTAAATTAATCTTTCTAAGCGAAACTTTCGATCTTGGAATATTAGATTCAATTGTTGATGGAGTTATTACTTTGGATAACATTATATTTGAATCTACTAACAACAGACAATTGACAATAAATAAACTCAGAGGGTTACCAATAAAGTGTAGTAGTTACTCTTATTCATTATACAACGGGGTGTTTTACACATCCGACTTGGTTAAGGATTTGAACTTGTTTTCAGCCTTTGAAAAAATAAAACCCTTTTATGAGAGGTCAAATTTGACCGTCAGTAAACCATCAAACAAGTCAAAATCGAAGACCTTCGATTTTGATGTAAAAGAACTTTTTATAGAGAACAATTTCATTTCGATTTTTGTGAGAAATGATATTAATAATGAAGTGTTGATATCTTTATTATTAAAACCACTTTGTTTTTGGATGAATAAAACCAATAATAAAATGATGTTAAATAATTTTGGGCCAGATTTCAAGTTTTTGTGTGAGAAAATCTTGAGTTATCACTTGTCTGCAGAAAAAGTTAGAGACAAATTATTAAAACAAGAGATTGATTTTGCAGGCTCATCTGGAATCCTTAGGGACAGCTACGAGAAGGAAGGATTACATGGAGGCGATAACAGAATCAATCTTGAAAAGTTAAAACATACAATAAAATTAAGTTCGGAGACATCCACGAATTCAAAACAATATAATTCTATCCCTTTTCAAGATGAAACGAATATACTAAACATTCTAAATGCTTCTAATTTATTATCACTCATCAATGATGAATCTTTCTTAGATGTATTACAAGATAGCTTTGCTACGAATGTGATTATAGTCAAGCACCCTGAACGGAACTTAAATCTCCACTTCTTAGAGAAAGGCATACACTTTAAAATGAACTTGGTAGGAAAAAATATTCTGATTCAACTAGTGAATAATGATATAATCTTATTTGAAACTATTATCGATAGTTCCCACCTGTTTGTGGAATGGCGTCCTGTTCTTTGA
- a CDS encoding aminotransferase class III-fold pyridoxal phosphate-dependent enzyme, which yields MQGVENEESFVGDLYQRFPVNITKGKGCKVWDINGKEYLDCMGGYGVALVGHCNDRVVKAITSQAQNLITCHMSVYNDVRFNFLKKFSKIAPKNLQKTFFTNSGTESVEAALKFSRKYTGKPGVLALNGGYHGKTFGSLSVTYNEKYRKSFLPLLENMQFIPYSESNTISEIVTTTNQKIGAVIVEPIQGETGIIMPPPDFLKEIRNICNENDLVLIFDEIQSGLGRTGKMWAGEHWDVEPDIMCLAKGIAGGVPMGLTVMRSEILDCLKVGEHSSTFAGNPLACAAGSATIDSLAEDNLVSNSETMGRIFKSGLLEIKEKYKIVREVRGLGMMLGVEMRFDVKEILLDGIKNGILLLYSGRNILRLLPPIVMKEEEVNKSLELIEKLIYNEEKRRFG from the coding sequence ATGCAAGGTGTAGAGAATGAAGAGTCCTTTGTCGGGGATTTGTATCAGAGGTTCCCTGTTAATATCACAAAAGGAAAAGGATGTAAAGTTTGGGATATCAATGGTAAAGAATATCTAGATTGTATGGGTGGATATGGGGTGGCTTTGGTAGGCCATTGCAATGATAGGGTCGTAAAGGCAATAACTAGTCAGGCCCAAAATTTAATTACATGTCACATGTCTGTGTATAATGACGTCCGCTTTAATTTTCTTAAAAAGTTCTCCAAAATAGCTCCAAAGAATTTACAAAAAACCTTTTTCACAAATAGTGGAACTGAATCTGTAGAGGCTGCCTTAAAATTTTCTAGAAAGTACACTGGCAAGCCCGGCGTTTTAGCCCTAAATGGTGGGTATCATGGAAAGACTTTCGGATCTCTATCTGTAACCTATAATGAGAAATATAGAAAGTCATTTTTACCCTTATTGGAGAATATGCAATTCATTCCATATTCTGAATCAAACACAATTTCAGAGATTGTGACAACGACAAATCAAAAGATAGGTGCGGTAATAGTAGAGCCTATTCAAGGTGAAACGGGAATCATTATGCCCCCTCCCGATTTTCTTAAAGAAATTAGGAATATTTGCAATGAAAATGATTTGGTACTTATTTTTGATGAGATTCAGTCTGGGTTAGGGCGAACTGGAAAAATGTGGGCGGGGGAGCATTGGGATGTTGAGCCTGACATAATGTGCTTGGCAAAAGGAATCGCAGGTGGTGTTCCAATGGGACTCACAGTCATGCGTTCTGAAATTTTGGACTGCCTGAAGGTCGGGGAACATTCTTCTACTTTTGCCGGAAATCCATTAGCCTGCGCAGCAGGTTCTGCAACGATAGATTCATTAGCTGAGGATAATCTCGTTTCAAACTCTGAAACAATGGGCCGGATTTTTAAGTCGGGTCTTTTGGAAATTAAAGAAAAATACAAGATTGTTCGTGAGGTTAGAGGACTTGGAATGATGCTAGGCGTAGAAATGAGGTTTGATGTGAAGGAGATCCTGCTTGATGGTATTAAAAACGGTATCTTATTGCTTTATTCAGGTAGAAACATTTTAAGATTGCTACCTCCAATAGTCATGAAAGAAGAAGAAGTGAACAAGTCTCTGGAATTAATTGAAAAGCTAATTTATAACGAGGAGAAGAGACGATTTGGCTGA
- the argC gene encoding N-acetyl-gamma-glutamyl-phosphate reductase has translation MKIGVIGASGFVGGELLRLLVTHPKVEISMVTSRQRVGEYVHRIHPSLKSFINLTFSDLNLDKLTDECEIVFVSVPHGKSNKIVNELFKRGVKIIDLSADFRLKNPEDYVKWYGWEHPCPEMLSKSVYGVPEFHRDQIKNAKLVSCPGCMAVTSLLALKPLIENDVIDTEHLVVDSKIGSSGAGAQANSATHHAMRYGVIRPYKPAKHRHTGEIEQELSLLGGKKIHVSMTPHAVNMVRGILTTNHAFLNKDLSELELWKMYRNSYKDESFVRLIRDKNGIYKFPDPKFVIASNFCDVGFDLDEDNKRIVAMSASDNLMKGAAGSAIQNLNVMSGFDEMTGLKFTPVTPV, from the coding sequence ATGAAAATTGGAGTTATAGGAGCTTCAGGTTTTGTGGGTGGAGAGTTGCTGCGGCTGTTAGTAACTCATCCTAAGGTGGAGATATCGATGGTTACATCGAGACAAAGAGTAGGTGAATATGTGCATAGAATTCATCCAAGTCTAAAAAGTTTTATTAATTTAACATTTTCAGATCTTAATCTTGACAAATTGACTGACGAATGTGAAATAGTTTTTGTTTCTGTTCCTCATGGTAAATCTAATAAAATCGTTAACGAACTTTTTAAGAGGGGTGTCAAAATAATTGATCTTTCTGCCGATTTTAGATTGAAGAATCCAGAGGATTATGTTAAATGGTATGGATGGGAACATCCTTGTCCTGAAATGCTTTCAAAGTCGGTTTATGGAGTTCCAGAATTTCATCGCGATCAAATCAAAAATGCAAAACTGGTTTCATGTCCTGGCTGTATGGCTGTTACTTCCCTTCTCGCGTTAAAACCATTAATTGAGAATGACGTGATTGATACCGAGCATCTTGTGGTGGATAGTAAGATAGGCTCATCAGGCGCAGGCGCACAGGCAAATTCTGCAACACATCATGCCATGCGTTATGGAGTTATCCGTCCTTATAAACCAGCCAAACATCGTCATACCGGCGAAATAGAACAGGAGCTAAGTTTGTTGGGCGGCAAGAAAATTCATGTTAGTATGACTCCTCATGCCGTTAATATGGTGAGGGGGATATTGACCACTAATCATGCATTTTTAAATAAAGATCTAAGTGAGTTAGAACTGTGGAAAATGTATAGGAATTCGTACAAAGATGAATCCTTCGTGAGGTTAATAAGAGACAAGAATGGTATATACAAATTTCCAGATCCGAAGTTTGTGATAGCATCTAATTTTTGCGATGTTGGGTTCGACTTGGATGAAGATAATAAACGAATCGTAGCAATGTCTGCTTCTGATAATCTAATGAAAGGTGCGGCAGGCTCAGCAATTCAAAACCTTAACGTAATGTCAGGATTTGATGAAATGACCGGACTAAAATTCACTCCAGTTACTCCAGTATGA
- the lysW/argW gene encoding alpha-aminoadipate/glutamate carrier protein LysW — translation MAKVNCKECDAEIPIPADSMQGEIVTCPDCGESFELVKSGDEFSIKPAQVVGEDWGQ, via the coding sequence ATGGCAAAAGTTAATTGTAAGGAATGTGATGCGGAAATTCCAATACCAGCTGACTCGATGCAAGGTGAAATCGTTACCTGTCCTGACTGTGGAGAAAGTTTTGAATTGGTAAAATCTGGTGACGAATTCAGTATAAAGCCTGCGCAAGTAGTTGGAGAAGATTGGGGACAATAA
- a CDS encoding metallophosphoesterase family protein, which produces MDNLFSVFDYTLEESRELIENITSIHNDQKLQGFFSNIGMSSGDYLNFQMPDNLVVVGDLHGDFTSLEKIMNKINYEDYLKTESNILILLGDYIDRGNYSMEVLLFLCCIKSSFPNNMFMLRGNHEAYHRFPFSAFDFLRDLQNKFDDSGKTLYTNTMVPFFDSLSGICEIKGFSLLVHGGLPVVEDIEFFRNYKFKLSDMKSDDGLLEEILWNDPREFTGRDWQASNRGLGKYFGINITKNWLNHTNTKLIIRGHEPCMGYKFNHDNKVMTLFSSKDPYPKFESSYLEISKKQMEALELTLDIKEFVHGI; this is translated from the coding sequence ATGGATAATCTATTTTCTGTTTTTGATTATACCCTTGAGGAAAGTAGAGAGTTAATTGAAAATATAACGTCAATTCACAATGATCAAAAACTCCAGGGCTTCTTTTCAAATATTGGGATGAGTTCAGGTGACTATCTTAATTTTCAAATGCCAGATAATTTAGTGGTGGTTGGAGACCTACATGGTGATTTTACTTCACTGGAAAAGATAATGAATAAGATTAACTATGAAGATTATTTAAAGACCGAGTCAAACATACTGATTTTGTTGGGAGATTATATTGATCGAGGTAATTATTCTATGGAAGTATTGCTTTTCTTATGTTGTATTAAATCTTCATTTCCTAACAATATGTTTATGCTCAGAGGTAATCATGAAGCGTATCATCGATTTCCATTCTCAGCCTTTGATTTTCTCCGGGATCTCCAAAATAAATTTGATGATTCTGGCAAAACACTCTATACAAATACAATGGTGCCGTTTTTTGATTCACTTTCTGGTATTTGCGAAATAAAAGGGTTTTCTCTTTTGGTTCATGGAGGCCTGCCTGTGGTAGAAGATATCGAGTTTTTTAGAAATTATAAATTTAAACTATCTGATATGAAATCAGACGACGGATTATTAGAAGAAATACTTTGGAATGATCCTCGGGAATTTACGGGTCGAGATTGGCAGGCCTCAAATAGGGGATTGGGTAAATACTTTGGAATCAATATTACAAAGAATTGGCTAAATCATACTAACACCAAGTTGATAATAAGAGGCCATGAACCGTGCATGGGATATAAATTCAATCACGACAACAAAGTAATGACCCTTTTCTCTTCAAAAGACCCATATCCGAAGTTTGAATCCTCTTATCTGGAAATTTCAAAAAAACAAATGGAAGCCCTGGAGCTAACTCTTGATATTAAGGAATTTGTCCAC